The DNA region tcttccccatTAACTTGTTCAAGGCATTTTTCATGTCTTCATTCCTAAGGGTATAGATGATGGGGTTCAGCAGAGGGGTGACAACAGTGAAAAACACTGACACCACCTTGTCCTCCGGGATGCTGGTGGATGGGCGGGAATAGATGAAGACGCAGTGCCCCAGGAACAGTGTGACGACAGTGAGGTGGGCTGCGCAGGTGGAGAGGGCCTTCCGCCTGCCTTCGGAGATCTGCTGCCTCAGACTCACCAGGATGACTGCATAGGACACCACGAGCACCACAAAACAGACCACGGAGATCAGCCCGCTGTTGGAGATGACAAGAATTTCGATGATGTGGGTATCCGTGCAGGCCAGTTTGATCATCTGTGGGACATCGCAGAAGAAGTTGTCAATCTCATCAGGACCACAGTAGGGCAGCTTGATGGTGAGGGAGGTCAGGGCTATGGAGTGGATGGTCCCCCCTGACCAGACAGCCACAGCCAACAGTACACATACCTTCCAGTTCATCACTGTCATGTACTGCAGGGGTTTGCAAATGGCCACATaccggtcataggccatgacAGTGAGGAGAAAGATCTCTGTGCAAGCAAATAGGTGAAGGAAGAACATCTGGGTCACGCAGGCATCAAAGGAGATGAGCTTCTTCTCTGACCAGGTGTCCACCAGCATCTTGGGGATGGTGACAGTGGAGTGGCAGATGTCAATAAAGGACAGGTTGCTGAGAAAGAAATACATGGGGGTATGGAGCTGGTGGTCATAGATAATTGTTATGACAATGAGTATATTCCCAATTAGTATCAGGACATAGAAAATGAGGAATATGGCAAACACAGATATCTGTACCTTCTGATTCACAGATAAACCTTTAAGGTGAAAGTGTGTCACTAAAGATTGATTGAGTAGGAGAgcctcttccattttctttgttgGACACTTCTGTCTAGaattagaagaacaaacaaacaaaaaccaacaagAAGCCCAACACTTAACACCTATATCAATCATTTgggaacttaatttttttttaatttattttatttttgttgcaaatatacacagcagaacgtatACCAATTAAACAATTTGGTGACTTTGATTATATTCTTAAAGCTGTTctaccattttcaccctccttttctgaattgctcctccccattaacctaaactcactgccccctaagtttcctacctaacctttttgttgctgttgtcactttgatcccatgtaaCTATTTTGGgtttcccattgctgttgagtcaatgccaactcataccgaccctattggacagagtataactgctccataagatttccaaggctgtaatcttttcagaagcagattgccacatcattctcccacggagtggttggtgggttccaaccactgatcaagtgctttaaccactgtgcctgcaTTGCTCCTTTTGATCCCatttagataattcttaaaagagcaaaatgctcaaggTAGGCcttctttactagctaagctaaactattgtttgtttttaagacaaCTTCAGGGGactttttggcttaaggtttatagattatctcagggtaatagtttcagggattcatccagactccatggctccagaaaatatgGATTCCTTGAGaattaaaaattctgttttcattttctccctttggtcagaattcttctatagagtcttgatcaaaacattcagtaatggtagccaggcactgtacagtttttctggtctcattaCAAAGaaggcagtttttcatggaggccattaaccacacatttcatatcctcctcctgttcctgacttcccttcttcctctgttgctccaggcaaatagacacCAACTGTACCTTGGAAGcccacctgcaagcttttaagatcccaggcactatgcagtgaactaAGAGTTAGAACATAAGCCCTAAACATGATATTATCACCATTGAATTTCTTGAATGTTTATAACTTTTCTTTCCATCTAGAATTTATGATCAAATACcttatgtttcttttaaaaaatctccaTTCAACATCTTAAATCATGCTAGACACATAATAGGTGTTAAACACACAGTTTTGGAATAATAGAATAGAGAATCTTGATTAAGAGATAAAAAACAATCTTGAAtattgagagaaagagaagagagagagagagaaatagagaagGGGCATTCCAGTAATTTATCCCTTATTGTAGTAAGATATCAGTGCTTAGATTTAGGTTATAGATATTTATGGGTGAAGAAATTAAGGTCTTCCCTTTCTCCAAATAAGTAGTTtgtgtccaagatcacacaaatTTGGGCCCTGAGCACAGTTTTCTTTATTGTCCAATTGACTGTACTTTTTAATCCAAACTACTTTTCTCCTGTTGGCTTACCATGATATCCTGAAAATGTAATTGCAATAATCTAGCTTTCAGATGACAGAAGCTTTTCACTGACATGCTAGATAGCCAACGATGTGGCTGTGATGTTTTTTGAATATTTCTTTAGAGGAAGTTGGATAAAACTCTGGAAGCTTTGGAAAATATGGAGAGGGTGAAGGAAGGCTTGCCTTTCCTCTACACCTCAGCTGAGGGCAAAATTACTTATTTGTAAGCTGGAGGTCAAGGTCCAGGCCTAATATCATTGATATCTCGATTAGATTATTTCCAGCTCTTTTCAGAGTCCAGTTCTGTTGTCTAACTTAATAGTccacaagtaaaacaaaaatagttGTTTTGCTTCCTTTTAAATTAGGCAGCtagttaaaaaaaacattttattgatccaagcatcactattttttttttaaagaaatgtatacATTATATAAAGTCACAGAATCTTGGCCCTTAAATGGACCTGAGAGTTTacctaatctattttttttttcattctacaaACAGAGGAAATGAGCCCCAGAAAGGTAAAGCAATTGGCCTAAGGTTTCTCAGAGTTTGAGACATATTGGGTCGACAGCCCAGGTTTCCTGACTCCTGGGCCAGGCTTCCTCAATTCTACCATCTCTGGAATCCAAATTTTTGTGGTGGTAGACTAAGTTGGGGTGTTAAGTAGAAAAAACAATTAAGAGCAAAAAAGGTAAAACTAAAGTGTATAAAACTCTCCCTGGGTTGATTTTGATGTTATCAACACCTCAGAAGGGAACTGAATTGTTAGTCTTGTAGCTTCAGTATCGAGAGCATTATCTTCCAGTGGCCTACCTCCTTGTCTCCTAGGTTTTGTGGGCCAGCTTGGCTGGGCATCTATGCGTAACCTTTTTTCTCTGGCCTGCCTCCTTCATGTTGCCGTCTTGATGCACCGATTTCCCAGGGGCGATCTGCCCAAGGAGGCTATGCCTCTTGGTTCCTTGGGCTAGAGAAAACTTCTCTGTTTAGCTCCTAGCTTCCCTTTCTTCTCAAATATTTCCTGTACTTCATGATGCTGATCTTCCACAGGCAACGACGCTTTTTGTTGTATACATCAGAGGAAAGACCTTAATAGTCACGTCAGATCAGGAAATTAGCAAAGGTAGATTTGTGGCAAGAATATATTTGGGGGAAGTAGAAGCCTTCCAGTTAATATATGAATTAAATAAACTGACTTTAGCACTTGGATTAATATTTATAGCAATATCTTAATGTCGGTAGAGATTAATTTCGctatttagaatatttttataagGTTTATTTAAAGCTTTtgatcaaattattttaaaaagtataatgatttaaatctcttttctttgtaatttattGAGATCTAAAAGGTTGATAGCAAAATTGAAAGCTGAAAAACTGACCAAGAATGGAGTCAGGGGTTCATTTGAAATTCGGTATGGGAAATTTTACCTACACAGGCAAGAAGGGTATGCAGAATCAGAATCAGCTCTGAAATGGAGACTTCTGTTCCCTCATCATACCAAAACCCCAAACTAAATAAGTTGTctttcaagtctattccaactcacagcgaccctgtaagagaGGGTgtttaaggctataaatctttccaAAAGtagactaccatatctttttattgtggtgcagctggtgggttcaaactgctgaccattcacTTAGCAGCACAGTGcttgcttaaccacagtgccaccagggctcctttccttcatcataggataaatattttaaactaaacTTTTCCCATTATTATGATTTTCCATTTCTGTGGCATCATagaaaaaatgctttgaaaaatgGAGATGTGTCCAACTGTAACAGAAATTTGCTGTTAATTTTTGTAAGAATATGGTgcatataaagaaaatcaaatatcTATTGCATATCCTTCAGAAACATAAGAAAAAACAATTAGAGCAAAAAAGGTGAAACTAAAACATATAAAACTTACCCTGGGTTGTTTTTGATGTTCTCAACACCTTCAAAGGGAACTGAATTGTCAGTCTTGTAGTTTCAATATTAAGAATATTATCTTCCAGTAGAAATAACAAGTCACTTAAAGTTGGACAAATCACCCTATTTACCTTGATTTTTCCATGAGGAAGATGAGAGTCCACCAAGTTCCTTTGCGTCTTGGTCACAGTTTTTGCTAACAAGTCACAGTAGATATATTTGGTGATGTTTTCTAGTGAGAGAAACCACTTGCGAAAATCATAGCTTTGTACCTACATGATTGTGATATATCCAATAAGCCCAAGCATGTAACTCTGTACTAAGATTTTCTATAACTGGTTTCCTGTCACCTGAAGATATGGTGTAATAGTGGTATAATTTTTGTACTTTTTCAGACTGTACTGATGAGCAGATGGGATTAAAAGCCACGATCAACCACTTTCTCAGGCTGTGCTACTGTACCCAGACACCTCTAACACaaaatttttcagaaaaccaATGCGACTGaagctttctcttttctttgcagCTCACTCTCTAGGTGCAAGTTTTGTATTGCTAATTTAAGATGGATTATTCTGCCTTCAAGTACTGAAAAAGAATctgtagagaaagaaagaagctgAGACTGGCAGCTGCTGCACTGGTGTTGTG from Elephas maximus indicus isolate mEleMax1 chromosome 10, mEleMax1 primary haplotype, whole genome shotgun sequence includes:
- the LOC126084293 gene encoding olfactory receptor 4E1; amino-acid sequence: MEEALLLNQSLVTHFHLKGLSVNQKVQISVFAIFLIFYVLILIGNILIVITIIYDHQLHTPMYFFLSNLSFIDICHSTVTIPKMLVDTWSEKKLISFDACVTQMFFLHLFACTEIFLLTVMAYDRYVAICKPLQYMTVMNWKVCVLLAVAVWSGGTIHSIALTSLTIKLPYCGPDEIDNFFCDVPQMIKLACTDTHIIEILVISNSGLISVVCFVVLVVSYAVILVSLRQQISEGRRKALSTCAAHLTVVTLFLGHCVFIYSRPSTSIPEDKVVSVFFTVVTPLLNPIIYTLRNEDMKNALNKLMGKKERKGEK